Genomic DNA from Chlorogloeopsis sp. ULAP01:
CATTAAAGATAGGGTGAATTTGTGGCGAATGCGTAGCTCCAACCCTTTAAGACGAGCACATATCCGCCGTTCTTTAAGCATTATGGAGGCAAAAGCCTTAGTAGTAATTACTTGCTATTTAGCGCGGCGGTTAACAGTTGTGATTCGCCAGATGCTGATGATATATCAACAGCTAAATGAGAAACAAATTCCTCTCGAACAAAATTTGCGTTTATCTAATTACTTAGAACGGTTTAGAGCGCATTTTAAAAGCCGAATGAACCCGCGACGTTCTGGTGTACTGGCATTAAATTCAGATGAAAAATTAGATGAATTGGCTATAGATTTATTAGCTAAATTACTATTTTGTACCGGTACGGCTGGAATGCAGCGGTTCTGGATTAGCCTTTTTGACGGTGAAGTAGAATGAATATTCAACGTAAGTACAGCCTACCCAATTGCACGTTGGTTTTAGAAGGTCTCAGTGATGCTGCCCAAACTGCACAATATCAAGAATTGCGCCCTGCACTTTCAATCTTAGTGAATGCAGAATGCTACTTATCTGGTTATCGTCAACCTTTATCTGGAGGACGGGAATTTTTTGAAAGTTTGACGAGGACAGTTAGTGCCTATGCTCAAGAATTTTTGAGTAATGTTAACCATCCGCAAGCTCATAACTTTGAGTCAGAGTTGGTGCAGTTGCAAAAAATAGATGTCAATCGCCATAGGCTAATTGTACATTCAGAAATTCCTGGTCAAGATTTAGAGGTTAGCTCCCACAACGGTAAACAGCCT
This window encodes:
- a CDS encoding DUF3038 domain-containing protein, giving the protein MNVSASVTPFNSPTSQSLPMILDSLPDPAIEGQGCPRKTRVQIDLILLAIEALELGGSEAILAFAEELDLKGIIKDRVNLWRMRSSNPLRRAHIRRSLSIMEAKALVVITCYLARRLTVVIRQMLMIYQQLNEKQIPLEQNLRLSNYLERFRAHFKSRMNPRRSGVLALNSDEKLDELAIDLLAKLLFCTGTAGMQRFWISLFDGEVE